A genomic segment from Truepera sp. encodes:
- the rocF gene encoding arginase, translating to MRKVKVLGVPMDLGAGRRGVDMGPSALRLARLAPALRELSLEVVDLGNVDTPLAEASEHLPSLAGPHHADAIAATCTTVLRTLRGLPASDFVVTLGGDHSISMGTVAGLSHGHDTGLLWVDAHADINTPATSPSGNVHGMPVAHLLGLGDERFTSMWGGGAVVRPEHVVYFGLRSVDPGERQLLAELGVTAFTMKDVDLHGVAYLASAALEQLGRLERLHVSFDADALDPSIAPGVGTPEPGGLSYREAHLLMELLADSERVTSLDLVEVNPIVDRANETAAILVEMAASLLGKRIL from the coding sequence ATGCGGAAAGTCAAAGTATTGGGCGTGCCCATGGACTTAGGAGCGGGCCGCCGCGGTGTAGACATGGGCCCGAGCGCCCTGCGCCTCGCCCGATTGGCCCCGGCCCTGCGGGAGTTGAGCCTCGAGGTCGTCGACCTGGGCAACGTCGACACGCCGCTCGCCGAGGCCTCCGAGCACCTACCGTCCCTGGCCGGGCCGCACCACGCGGACGCGATAGCCGCCACGTGCACCACCGTTCTGCGCACGCTGAGGGGCCTGCCGGCCAGCGACTTCGTGGTCACGCTCGGTGGCGATCACTCGATCAGCATGGGCACGGTGGCGGGGCTCAGCCACGGTCACGACACCGGCCTCCTATGGGTCGACGCCCACGCCGACATCAACACCCCGGCCACCAGCCCGTCGGGCAACGTCCATGGCATGCCGGTGGCACACCTGCTGGGGCTGGGCGACGAACGCTTCACGTCCATGTGGGGCGGTGGGGCCGTGGTCAGACCCGAGCACGTGGTCTACTTCGGGCTTCGCAGCGTGGATCCCGGCGAACGCCAGCTCCTGGCGGAACTCGGCGTCACGGCCTTCACGATGAAGGACGTCGACCTGCACGGCGTCGCGTACCTGGCGTCCGCGGCCCTGGAACAGCTGGGGCGCCTGGAGCGCCTCCACGTGTCCTTCGACGCCGATGCCCTCGACCCGAGCATCGCGCCCGGGGTCGGGACCCCCGAGCCCGGCGGCCTCTCGTACCGCGAGGCGCACCTGCTCATGGAACTGCTGGCCGACTCCGAGCGGGTGACGAGCCTCGACCTGGTCGAGGTCAACCCCATCGTCGACAGGGCCAACGAGACGGCCGCCATCTTGGTGGAGATGGCGGCCAGCTTGCTGGGTAAGCGGATCCTCTGA